GGCCGACCGCGGGGGCAGAGCATGGAGGGGCGGGATGAACCGCTCGCCGGAAATCGAAATCAGGAAGGTTGCAAGAAAGTCGCCGGGATCGGTGCAAGTGGCGGGGCGCCAGGCCCGCACGGCGCAGATCAGCCGGCCCGCACCGGGATGTGTCGAGGCCGCGCCTCCTCGGCCTTGGGCAAGTGAATCGCGAGGACGCCCTTGTCGAGCTTCGCCTCGGCCTTTGCCATGTCGACCCCTTCGGGCAGATAGAACTGCCGGCGGTAGTCGAACAGGTCGCCGCGCGTCGCCCGCAGCGTGAGCGTGCCGTCCTCGAGGTGGAGCTTGACCGCATCGCTCTTGAC
This genomic stretch from Deltaproteobacteria bacterium harbors:
- a CDS encoding Hsp20/alpha crystallin family protein; translation: MSKELAKTQGGAVAETVNERPAVAPPVDIYENADEYLILADVPGVKSDAVKLHLEDGTLTLRATRGDLFDYRRQFYLPEGVDMAKAEAKLDKGVLAIHLPKAEEARPRHIPVRAG